The genomic interval AGATGTGTATGCTGAGCTTTTAGGCCGCTGTCTTGCCGTTCTCTGAGACATGTCATCCACCCACGATCGCTATGCCAACCTCTTTCGATCCCCCAGAGCCTACCACTGCCGCCTTTTCTGCTGCTAGACAAAGCCACATCATTACTCGCCTGCTAACGCCTGCCGTCCATGTCTGGTTGCGATCGCAGGTGGAATCGATTCAAACCCTGGAGATCGATATTCAGGGGGGCGATCGCCAAATCCTATCGGGGTACCTTCCCCAGGTAGCCGTTGGTGCGGAGGGGGCCGTCTATCAGGGGCTCTACCTCAGTCAACTGCAGCTTCAAGCTCAAAATATTCGCGTCAATCTTGGGCAAGTGGTGCGGGGAAAGCCGCTGCGATTGCTGGAGGTGATTCCGGTGGAGGTAGCTGTCTGTTTATCAGAAGCTGATCTGAATGCTTCCCTGCAAACACCGCTCCTGTCCAATGGCGTAGCCGATGTCCTCAGTCCACTGCTGCAGTCAGCAGATGCGGTGACGCCTCTGGCCATTGAGCATCTACAGGTATCCCTAGAGCGCGATCGC from Candidatus Obscuribacterales bacterium carries:
- a CDS encoding DUF2993 domain-containing protein — encoded protein: MPTSFDPPEPTTAAFSAARQSHIITRLLTPAVHVWLRSQVESIQTLEIDIQGGDRQILSGYLPQVAVGAEGAVYQGLYLSQLQLQAQNIRVNLGQVVRGKPLRLLEVIPVEVAVCLSEADLNASLQTPLLSNGVADVLSPLLQSADAVTPLAIEHLQVSLERDRLVLTVTLADQATPMVIATGLSMVNGHILRLTDSQWRSPVDPIPAWMNFDIDLGQDVHIDDLRIEPGQLLCQGRLNVIP